Genomic segment of Falco peregrinus isolate bFalPer1 chromosome 5, bFalPer1.pri, whole genome shotgun sequence:
TGCTGGTAGATGGGCTTCAGCTCCTCCAGGGACTGCTTGCTGGTGACGGAGAAGACCAGGATGAAGGCATGGCCCTTGGAGATGGAGAGGCGCTGCATGGCTGGGAACTGGTGGCTGCCCGTGGTGTCGGTGATCTGCAGGGTGCAGACGCTCTTGTCGCAACTGATGACCTGGCGGTAGGTGTCCTCGATGGTGGGGATGTAGGTGTCGCGGAAGGTCCCCTTCACGAAGCGCAGCACCAGCGAGCTCTTGCCCACGCCGCCGGCGCCAAACACCACCACGCGGTAGTCGTTGCTCTGCTCCGGCATCTTGccctggagatgctgctgccactgcaagGGAAAGGGCAGAAGGAGGGGTCACACTGTGAGGGGGGGCTTCAGGGTAGATCCCCCAGGTACCAGTCTAGGGGGAGAatggggcagcccccccccaaccccagctgccagcccccttTGAGACACAGCCCCCCCTGCTCCAAAGAGGCCAACACAGCTAGGGGGGCCAACACAACCAGGGGGTCCTGGGCCCCCCCGTGCCCTTGAGGTGCCCTTgccaggcagccagggcaggacaGCGCTCGCCACCTGCCTGGGGTGCAGCAACATTCGCTATTTTTACCAGCCACCCGCTGTGGCCATATGGCAGAGCCACGGCCATCggcacagcagctgtggccCAGGCTGCCGGGGCAGTGCGCTGTGGTGGGGGGGACACATGCCGGGCACCCACAGGACCCCCATACTCCCGGCTGCGGCAGCTCAGTGAGGACCCGGTGGCACCCAGAGCCCCCGACTGGCCTCTCCGGCTCTCCCACATGTggcttgctgcagctgccaaGTACAGAGACCTTGGCGCCTGCCGCGCTGCCTGGTGCCCTGCCACCCCACACCATGCCCTGCCCACCCCGTGTCACCCCCTGACACCCCACACTGTGCCACCCCATCCTCTCCCATGCCATCCACCTTGTGCCGTGCCACCCCGTGTCACCTCCTCCTTTCCCGTGCCGTGCCACCCTGTGCCGTGCcacccctctgctccgctcccACCCCGGGGAAGCAGTGAGGAGTGGAGAGATGTGGGCACCGGACAGGGGGGAGTGTGGCGTGGCTGTGGGTGTGTGGCCTGCAGCCTCAGAGACCCCCACGGCCACCCTCACGCTGCCAAACCTCAATGCCCACTTGCAGGGTATGGACGGGCCCAGGCAGGGTCCTCACTtgtgccccctcccccgccctgCCCCAAGTGATGCAGCCCCAGGGTGTGACATGAGGGGGCACAAAGAGCTGCCGACGCTGAGCATCGCCTCGGCCAGGCTCTGCCTTagtttccctgctgcagcacaggaacggcagcaccagctctgccccatggggcatccctggtgcccacggagcagcacagagcctcGGGGCCGTTAAACCTGCCGTGGGACCGGGTTCCGAAGGTGTCCTACCGACAATGATaatggggtgggaggggagggaaaggacccctgggtgctgctttgggcaggtgctgggggggggcaggtctgtccccagctcctgccaccctCCACCTCAATTCAGGGACCAACAGGCCTGGAAGGGGGGGGGACAGCAAAGCACCTCGGGGAGCCCCACACTGGCAGCCGCCCCCAGCACCGCAGTTGCTCCATCCACAGGCACCACCGGGGGAACCAGCCCCTTCCCATGGCCGCTGCGTCCCCAGCCCGCAGCACTGGTGGGTCCCGCTGCTGCAACAGTCCCGACACCCTGGCAAAGGCTGGTGCCTGGAGAGCCTGGTGAGCCagaggctgggggctggagaAGAAGCCCATCACCATGGCCTCGGGCACCCAAGGACTGGTCCCATGGCAGGGTCCCTGGGTGCAGGGCAGAAAAACATCCCTTGGGTGCCACCACGTTGGAAACGTCACTGGCACACGGGGGCTGGGGATGGAACAGGGGTCATGGCTGAGCCGGGGTTTGGGAACGTCAAACCTTGGCTGGGGCTGGTGATGGCCCTGCCCATGCCACCCGCTTGTGCCACCCACGCCACCCGCCCGCGGTGCAGCCCAAAGCACCCCAGACCTCACGGCCATGGCGTGGGGCACCGAGGCTGAGGGGCTGGGCTGTCCGAGCCTTTGCGGCACCTGGGGGGTGCCCAGCACCACCCCAACCCCCAACAGCCCTCGGTGCCTGCGGGTCCAGGGCACAGCCTCCCCGCGGCTTCTGGTGATGGAGCCACCTGCCAGCCTGGGGCACAGCCCGGGCCTGATCCTGCCGGGGGGCTCTGTACCCCTCCAGCACCCCCCAGCGCCCTCCCAGGTGGAGCCCTAGCACTGGGGGAGACAAACAGCCGGTGTAGGGGTCTGGAGGTTGGCATGGTGGAGAGCAGGGGCAGGATGGAGGtggaggggcaggagaaggggcGGGAGAAGGGGCAGGATGGAGGGAGGGGCAGGTTGGATGCGCAGGGTggagggcagaggcagaagatggcagccagggacaggggcaggatGGTGGGGCAGGATGCAGGGGCAGGATGGAGGGGCAGGATGCAGGGGTAGGatggaggggcaggggcaggatggAGGGGCAGGGACAGGATGCAGGGGCAGGATGCAGGGGCAGGATGCAGGGGTAGgatgcaggggcaggggcaggatggAGGGGCACGACGGAGGGGCACGGCGGAGGAGCAGGGGCAGGATGCAGGATGGAGGGGCACGATGCTGGGGCAGGATAGAGGGGTAGGATGCAGGGGCAGGATGGAGGAGCAGGATGCAGGGGCACGatggaggggcaggggcaggatgcAGGGCACGGCggaagggctggggcaggatggagGGGCAGGATGCAGAGATGCTGGGATGCAGCATGGAGGGCGCGGGCAGGGAGCAGTGCCCCAccgcggcgggccggggtcccggccccgctccccagctgtgcatgcccTTGCCGGGGCCATCCCCCGGTGCCTCCccggtcccccccggccccgccgcgccggtCGCATTGCGGTTGCCGCCGCCTCACCGTGTGCTGCCGGGATCCGCCCTTGGCTGCGGCGGCCTCAGCGCATGGCGCGGCCCGGGGCgctcccggcgcggcggggctcggcccggggcggcggggctcggctgggctcggctgggctcggctcggctcggctcggtgCGGTGCGGCCGCCGCAGAGCCGatcccgccccgccgccggccccgcccgccgcgcccgccccgcccggggccgccggACCCCCGGGCCCAGCCCCGAGCGGCTccggccccggcgggggcaGGCGGGACCGGGAcaggcgcggcggggctgcAACGGCCGGAGGCAGCCGGGGACGGGGACACCcggacagggatggggacacccGGAGATGGGGACACATGGACAGGGATCGGGACACTTGGCCATGGGGACACCCGGGGATGGGGACACCCAAGGATGCGGACACAcggacagggatggggacacccGGAGATGGGGACACAtggacagggatggggacccACGGGAATGGGGACACTCAAAAGAGGATGGAGACACTGGGATGGGGATAGAGACACCCAGGGATGGAGACACTTGGAGATGGGGACACAtggacagggatggggacacccAGGGATGGAGACACCCAAGGATGCGGACACACGGGCAGGGATGGAGATACACAGATGGGcacacagggatggggacacatGGACATGGATGAGGACAGCAGACAGACAGGGGCACACAGATAGGGCTGGGGACACATGGAGAGGGACACTCAGGCCTGTGGACATatgagcagggatggggacacagacagggatggggacaggcagggacacaTGGGGATGAGGACACATGGATGGGGTTGGGGAAACAcagacagggacaggcagggatggggacacagACAGGGATGGGAACACAGACACATGAGGATGGGGCTGCACAGACAGGGACACACGGACAGGGACCACACGTAGACAGGGGCACAGGGGCGGACATGGGCACACATAAGGAGGGACACGGATGCGCAGCCAGGGACATGCGACTGGGGACAGACCTCCACAGATGGGGTGACAGGGGATATGGGGACACACAGGACACAAAGGGATGTGAcaccccaggctggcagggcgTGGGCAGTGGCAGTTGGGGGTGGCCTGGGGAGCGGGGTCAGGCTTTGAGGACACAGCTGTCTGTGCTGCCACCGTGCCACACCAGCACAGGACTGGGAGCCGGTGCACAAACACACGTGTGCATGGTGGCACTACAGGGGAATCTGTCACCAACCACAGCGTCCCCTCCCCAGGCACGGGGTCAGGAGCCCCCAAATCCCAGCAGGGCCCTgtctggggacacagggaccaCAACCCCCCTTGCACGGGGACACACTGGGGGGCCCTGGGCGGCAGTCCCCTCCCGGTGCTCTGAGGGTCCCACAGCCGGGGTGCAGCCCCCTGAGAGCCACGGGGCTCTGCTGCCAGAGGACAGCCAGGTCCCCACCCTGGCACTGGGGACAGGGCTTGGGGCAACTAGAAGGTCCCTGGCAAGGTTGGGGTCTGCCAGCGCTGGGGACCAGGGCCACCGGGCCGCGTGACTCACACTCgctcctgagcagcagcaattAAAATCCGCAGCTGCTATTAATAGCTGCCGGCAGAGCGCGGGGCCATGGCGGCACCCACGCGCTGTCAACACGCATCCCATTGAGGAGCGCTGCCGGGTGCGGGGGGGACCGCggctgcctgtgccccaggTCCCCATGGGGGACACACCAGCCTTCCCCCTCGGGGACAGGGCTGAGGGGCAGCCGCAGTCCCCTCCCAATGAAGAGCCACGCTGTTGggtgccccccctccccgcagcgtTATTATAAAGCTGGACCAATACTACTCGTTAGAGGAAATGAATGAGCTCCCTTGATGATTTtagctgcagctcctcctccGTTTCATTCAggccccagctccctgccaagCCTCACGCAACGGGGACGCTGCCAGCTGCACACACGGGGCTCAATCATGCTGAgggggctgtgggctgggagaagattggggggggggggggaagtcgGGTCCtgtagggtcctgcccctgTGTTCCCCCtctgagctcagcacagctccatgGAGGTCTGACTGGCAGCCCCACGCTGCCACCCACCTGGTCCCCTCGGTGGGGTTTGcctcctgggggggggggtttgcgATCAGCCCACCCTGGGGATGGGCATGTGCATAGAGGTGGACACGGAGCAGGCAGCGGAGCGACTGGGGGGCTCCGGATAAACCAGTGACACAAAAGGGAGAAGGGCAGAGCCTTTATTGGGAGCAGCAGATTGGGCTCATCCTTCACCGCTCCCAAACCAACCCCAGAGCGCTGGGCTCTGCCGCTCACCAGTGAATAAACCCTCGCCAGGCACCAGGGAGCACAGCTCCGGTGACAGTTCAGTGTCTCCTGGCACTTCAtagcccccctccccgctcccctgggcagccctgacgcccagtgccaccagcagaaagaagagagggTGTAAAACGGAGGCTCCatcctgcccaccctgctgtCAGGCTGAGCACAGACAGATCCCTGATCCCTGCTCACGTTAGCAGATCCCCACTGATCTCTCGGGCACTGGTTAAGAAATCTCCTTGCATCAACAGCTTCCCTTGGCTTCAGGACATCAGCCCCTGTGTTGCAGATGGGGGCCAGGTGGGAGGAAGGATGAGGAAGATGAGATGGGGGAGGAGGCTGCAGGATCCACCACGACCTCAGGGTCCTGCCTTTGCCCAGTGCTCACATTTACCCAAATACCAGGAAAAACACCTACAAAAAAAGCGTGTGGGCTGAAGAAACCAAGAGCCACAGGCAGGAACACGGGGGCTGTGCCTGGAAAGGGACACTTGGTGCCATCCCACCTCCCTGGGACAACCACCAGCATGGAAAAACACCCGATGGGAGCCACGTTGCCCTGCATGAGCTGCCTGTGCAAAGCTAAATAACACACAGAGGTTTACCAAGTCGAGGCAAATCACATTCTCATCAGGCCCTGCTAATTTGTGTCATCTGAGGCCTAAAATaaccctcccaccccctcccttcCACTCCAGGTTTTTCTAAGCAAGATTAATTGACTTTGGTATGTTGCAGCAAATAAAATAGCGAGCACCAGGAACTGTTGGATGATCCTCATCAGCCTCCAtatgctgcagctgtgccaaCCACTGGCTCCAAGATGCTGCTTCACAGTCTCACCCATCCTTCTTCCCACTTTGGATCATGCTAACAGGGACTGCACCAAGGCTAATCCCACTCTACATCGTTATAATTCCATCAGCGCTTCCAAAAGCTTTCCTCTTGCCTgtggaagctgctgcagcagcgaAGGCTACGTCTAATTAAAATGCATCTCCTGCAagaggctggcaggaggcaTTGGGGAGGGCAGGTTCCtggctccagcctctgatcCAAGCTCCTCGCCTGGGAGGGTAAATCCAAAGGATCACAACAGGATCCAGGGTGGGCTGAGCTTCCCCAGGGGCCGCACTCTGGAGACATGGAGAGATCTGTTCATGTGCAGTCAGATTGCAAGCAGCTCTAATCAGCCCTTCCACAACCTCATAAAACCCCAGGGAAGAGATTTCTCTCCTTTGAAAACACGGACCAAGTGCCATGCCGAGCCTCTGTAAGCAGCGCTGCCGACAGCGAGTGTGGAGgctctgggagcagccctgaCAGGGACTGCTAAACCCGTTTCACTGCAAACCATTTAAAACACAAGCGCTTACCCTAAAATATTTATGCTGGAAATTGCTGCTGCCCGTTTCTTACAAACTAATGGATCCCGGGCTCTGCGAGCGCTGCGGAAGGGCCTTCAGGCAGGGACGTGAGGATTTTTAAACGATGCATTAACACGCTGCTGGAGGTTTTCTTTAGGGAATGATCAACATATGGATGAGATGCAGAGAACCAAGCCTGGGACAGGGGCCCGGCCCAGCCTCGTTGCTGCTGTTAAtcactgagaaacaaaagctcCCAGAGCTGCTTGTGGGTTAAAATGGCAGCTCTGCTCGGCAGGGGGGGGAGCTGTGGCACCAGACACTCCAACAGACCCAGAAGGGATGTTATTTTTGGGAGCTATTACAACCAGGTTTTGCTCAAAACTAAGCTAGCAAAAGCAGCTTAGTGCAGCTGTGCAATCCCTGATCCCACCTGCTTttgactttgtttctgttattgTTTCTCACCTTCTGGGAGCCTGAGAGCGAAGGAAGCCAGACTCTGAGCCACAGTCTCTGCAGTGAGtgtgaggggagggagggagggggctgtgcAGATGAACAGGAAACCACATGCTTGCTGAGCTCTTTGAAGGCAGCCTCAGAGCCAGATTCTTAATGTTTGCGTCGACTAATCTCCGCACAAGCTGCTGCGCCTGCAGATCCAACGGGCAGGGACAATACCTTGCGACACCTACACTGGGACACTCCTTGTTTTTATCTCCCTCTAAGCACACAGGAAAATTCTCCTTCTTCAGGTCAATATGGAAATACCACCTGGACCATGATGTTTCACTGGGCTGTAGAACTTCAGCATCCCCCTTGGCTGAAGAGGCAGCTCATCTCCAGTGCTGTTTGCAAGGGAAGGAGGTGAGGTTTGCTTCCCATTGCTCTCCTGTTCACCACTTGAAGAAGACCAGCCCAGCCAGAGCCGTGTAGCCCAGCACCAGGAAAAGAACCTTCAAGAGACGGTCACTCTTGTCTTCCAGCTCCTTTGCAAGGATCTCAAAGAAGGTAATGAACAAGAAAGTGCCCCCTGCAATGCCTTGCAGGAGCAGGGAAGTAATGCTGCTGGCTGCATTTTGGGTGCTCTCAATCCCCATCCCAATGCTAATGCCCAGAGGAATCATCAGGCTTACTGTCACAGCCATCTTCACGGCATCCTTCAGTGGCAACGAGGTCTTAGCCATGCTGATGCCCAATGCCACTGCTACCAGTGTCTCATGAATGGCAACTCCTAGGAACAAGCTCATGATTTTGCCGCCCTCCTCCTGCAAGCCCAGGGCCAGTCCCTCGAAGATGGAGTGTGTACACAAAGCAAACACCAGCCCGATGAGCCGTAAGGGGCTCGAGCGGGAAAGCTCGTGGATATTCAAGCCGTGGCTGTGGGAGTGGTGACCATGTTCACTGTACACCGTGCGCCCTCGGGAAGATGCGATGAAGGGACTCTCGTATTCAGAGTCGCTCCCCACATCTGAACCGGCATTGAAGGTCTCCAAATCAATGAAGGAAGGCTTTTCCTTCTGGAAGGTCAAGACGAGCTGCTCCACAAAGACTGTCACAAAGAAGCCAACCATCATGATGGTCTCAGCCACCGGGTAGTCTGTGGTCACGTTCCCCTGCCTAAGAACTTCGTCAAGCTGGAAAAGAGCAAACAACCCACAGAGAATCAATCCCCTTTGTCCCtctaaagcaaaatattccCATTGCGTTCACACAACTCAAAATGGACACTAAGTTGATCCACGATGCTTTAATACCCTTGTATTCAGGCCTCAGCGTAAGAGACAGGGGACCTGTTTGCCCTCCAGTGGAAAGTTCGTGGCTGTTCGAAAGCATTTTAAACGCATGCTAAATGGCAGGAGTTTTGAGCCTCACATGCCAGGCGATGCTCAGCCTCCTTctgcatcaaaaaaaaataatctcttgtTACTCCGCATGCGCAGTCAGCAGTAGCTAAACGGGAGGTGGGTGCAGCTTGCCGTGAGGAGATGAAacaccaggcacagcacagctgtttcTGAGGAGGCCCCATGGGCCACGCTGGCAAGACACAGACCCCTCACCCCCATTTCCACAGGGGCAGTGGTCTGGGctccagcagggcaggggaggggagggtggtCCCCCCCCAGTACAGGGGTCCCTAACATACTCAGGGACAGAGGTTCATTAAAACTGTTCGTAAGCAAGAGGCTCATGAGCAGTTACCTTTTCTctcacagcaggcagcaaggtGTTGAAGCAGGTAGCCAGGAAGACCCCTCCTCCAAAAGAATTGCAGAGGGCAAGGACCTTCCTGGACCGATAGGCTTTCTCATAATCGGCCTCAATTATCTTGACGGGGAGGAGGGACCCAGCCAGCATGAGGACACAGATGCCCAGCAGACACAGCACTTTGGCCACCACAATCTTCATTGTGCTTCCTGGTGAAGGCTCCCTGCCAAGGGTCCTGCAGATGGCAGCTGGTGGGGGTCCCTCCACCTGCCGTTAGAGCGGGTACATCAGCAGGCAATGGCACAGACAGACCTGAAAGAAAAGGTGCTCCCAGGGCTCAGTACCTGTGGACAGGAGTCAGACGAGAGATATTTTCATATAGAAGCACATACCATGCAGAACAGCACCTTGCATCCCAGCCTCTGTACAACCATCAGCTCCCCAGAAGTGACAGGTGGAGGTGACAGTGGCAGCACCTCACACACAGCGGGTAGAAAAACTGGCAGGGAAAAATTTAACTGCAGCAAACAGTAACTTAAAAGGCTCATAAGAATTACACAGACCACACCACACAGGCACAACCTCAGGCTTTAGAGGTTTCGTTTCCAACCTACAAACTatgacaaaacacaaaacacttcATCCTGCAATAAGATCCACCTGAGTCCAACCAAAGGATCAAATCTTTGGTTTTTAATCAGGAGAAAAGAATATGGACTTGAGCTGGTGGCTTCTGTCACCCAGAAACGAACTTAAATGACCTCACTTCAACATTCacacatgggtttttttgtactaCCCTTGAACGAGACTATCTGATTTCACTCCTGCTTAGTTTCCTCAGCCACCATCACCATCTCGCTTGAGTGGGTCACAGCCTCTACAGTCAGTCGGTCTGTACCAGGAGTCAGTTGGATTTTCAATTGCTAACTGATAGGCACATCCCTAAAGAGAAACCCTACAGAGAAATTCGCTGCAAGGTTCTCTATTGACCATAGGGTGCAACAAAAGAGGAGACAGAGGTTGCTTCATATAGGAGAAAAATGCAAGATTTGAGTTGCCTAGGTCACAAAACATTGACTCAATCTGAAATGTAAAAGTGTTTCCCTCCAGGCTACGTGCAGTGACAGTGAAACCTGTTTTTCTAAACtcattttacaaaataacaATGTTAAATCcctttataaaaaatacataaatgtgaACAGGTCCCTCCTCTGCCGCTCATTCTTGCGGCAGCACAGTCAGGACCTCAGAGGATTTCACTTACCACGTGCACCCAACTGACTTGTAAAGTCAAATCAACAGCACCTTGAGAAGGTTCTCCTGCAGGTCACCCAGGTTAAGGGCTGCCAGTCCACCCTGAGCGCCAACAAGATGCTACAGTGTGCTTTGGGCATAACAAACTAACACCAAATCCTTCCAGCCATGCCGACACCCACACCTGTGATGCACAAGGTAAATGGCTGGATACCTGTTTGTTGGAGcggcaaattaattttaatacacAAGATTCCCAAGGCTAATGTCTCCCTCGAGGGCTGACAGGATTAATCACTATCACCATTTCTGCGCAGCGGGCTGCATAAATGGTGCTTTGATTAAAAGGGAAGTGGGAGACTAAATGACTACTCTGTATGGAAATTTAAAGCCTTTTTCAAAGGTTTCAGCTCAAGCAGAAGTGAACAGAGAGGTCACGGCAGTCAGGCCATCTGCAGCAGGTCTGGTTCTCATCTGTGGGAAGTGATGTTCATCAGAAGAAAACTCTGCTCAGCTGACAGCGGTTGACTCGCTCCCTGGTGAACCCAGCAGACCAGCCAGGTCCGAACAAGTCCAGAgtctgtccctgcagctggcagcaggctcCCTCTCCGGAGATGTTGACTCCAGGACTGCCAACGCTCATCAGCCCTGTGCTGACACAGCTAACGAGTCACACCACCTTTGTAAAGCACGCGCTGCAGTTTCAGCATCAACTGAACGACGAGGATTTCACCTTGCTCTGTGACGGTGTGTTGTTATGCCAAGCTTCTCAAATGAATTCTCTTGGAAAACAACATTAGCGACAACGCCTTGCGATCGCACATCATGAGAGCTTGCGACTGCACTTGCTGGGTGTGACGGCACCGCCCACACCTGCTGCATTAGGCAGCCAGACAGCTCCCagaacagagaggaagaaaaatcttttttccagaATTCACACCTCCTCTGGAACACGCCTGGCTTCCACTCAGAAATTCAGAAACCCcttcacttaatttttttttttctgtttct
This window contains:
- the DIRAS1 gene encoding GTP-binding protein Di-Ras1, translated to MPEQSNDYRVVVFGAGGVGKSSLVLRFVKGTFRDTYIPTIEDTYRQVISCDKSVCTLQITDTTGSHQFPAMQRLSISKGHAFILVFSVTSKQSLEELKPIYQQIVQIKGSVESIPIMLVGNKCDETQREVESREGEAMAKEWKCAFMETSAKMNYNVKELFQELLNLEKRRNVSLTIDGKRSSKQKRTDKIKGKCSVM
- the SLC39A3 gene encoding zinc transporter ZIP3: MKIVVAKVLCLLGICVLMLAGSLLPVKIIEADYEKAYRSRKVLALCNSFGGGVFLATCFNTLLPAVREKLDEVLRQGNVTTDYPVAETIMMVGFFVTVFVEQLVLTFQKEKPSFIDLETFNAGSDVGSDSEYESPFIASSRGRTVYSEHGHHSHSHGLNIHELSRSSPLRLIGLVFALCTHSIFEGLALGLQEEGGKIMSLFLGVAIHETLVAVALGISMAKTSLPLKDAVKMAVTVSLMIPLGISIGMGIESTQNAASSITSLLLQGIAGGTFLFITFFEILAKELEDKSDRLLKVLFLVLGYTALAGLVFFKW